A DNA window from candidate division KSB1 bacterium contains the following coding sequences:
- a CDS encoding glycosyltransferase family 2 protein encodes MLPTVSIIIVSYNTKAILLQCLHSLREHVQQTSFETVVVDNASHDGTAEAVAADFPEVILIRNNENRGFACANNQGIARARGEYLLFLNPDTVFVEDAITPVLAYMEAHSRVGIGGCKILSSDRELQPSFFPLPNLLTMSWTAFFLDRLLPLNCLNGRWVIGRRHPTAPTRVQRLLGAYLFVRRRALVEVGGFDETFFLFCEEEDFCHRMVLHNWEIHYLPVCSIVHLGGQSTTQENVAAIVHANAGKVHYFRKHHERATQILFRAIWFLALVLRLMLALRLPASQRRHMIRAYCQSLPLLFQPLKPEAEGTC; translated from the coding sequence ATGCTTCCCACGGTCTCAATCATCATTGTTTCTTACAACACGAAGGCAATACTATTGCAGTGTCTTCACTCGCTACGAGAACATGTTCAGCAAACCTCCTTTGAAACAGTGGTTGTTGACAATGCCTCCCATGATGGCACTGCCGAAGCCGTGGCTGCGGACTTTCCGGAAGTCATTTTGATCAGAAACAATGAGAATCGCGGGTTCGCCTGTGCCAACAATCAAGGAATTGCCCGCGCTCGGGGAGAATACCTGCTGTTTCTCAATCCCGACACGGTTTTTGTGGAAGATGCCATCACCCCGGTCCTAGCTTATATGGAAGCACATTCGCGGGTGGGTATTGGTGGTTGCAAAATACTGAGTTCGGACAGAGAGCTACAACCCTCCTTTTTCCCACTGCCGAATCTTCTCACGATGAGTTGGACGGCTTTTTTTTTGGATCGCCTGCTGCCACTGAATTGTTTGAATGGACGCTGGGTCATCGGCAGAAGGCATCCGACAGCGCCCACCCGTGTACAAAGACTGTTGGGCGCCTATCTGTTCGTCCGCCGGCGGGCACTGGTGGAAGTGGGTGGCTTCGATGAAACCTTTTTTTTGTTTTGTGAGGAGGAGGATTTTTGCCATCGCATGGTTCTTCATAACTGGGAAATTCACTATCTGCCGGTATGCAGCATTGTACATTTGGGGGGCCAGAGCACGACGCAGGAGAACGTTGCCGCAATCGTTCATGCCAATGCCGGCAAAGTGCATTATTTTCGCAAACATCATGAGAGGGCAACGCAGATTTTATTTCGGGCAATTTGGTTTCTGGCGTTGGTGTTGCGTCTGATGCTGGCGCTCCGGCTGCCAGCATCGCAGCGCCGGCATATGATTCGCGCATATTGTCAATCACTGCCCCTGCTCTTTCAACCTTTAAAACCAGAAGCGGAGGGGACGTGCTGA